A window from Mangifera indica cultivar Alphonso chromosome 2, CATAS_Mindica_2.1, whole genome shotgun sequence encodes these proteins:
- the LOC123196453 gene encoding uncharacterized protein LOC123196453 isoform X2 — MLRKEKPYGNSRMLFQKLDQMIRTDDIKKSQGSRVSISDLITSLYNQAEQKAPVNHSQKPSEIGLDSLIKAVDSNLVDGDGDLDDDSWEFKDAVSRTVDEQISVPGLEDPHVKHSTKVEPKKLIEQKDYADFYSKLEDELWFVAQCHLDNLKDLYNELHQDGIISMVHSENQPLTNNHLNEFIEVLQEPKFHVLEAEYQLSMRLLLAEKDWRSAIELLKHVASTSKILKLGLWEEQSSFFSTWFKMVSVCAQELRHGALVWKESLEKNVSSQLFSDPRGKQYTLALGEIYRVVEVLGSLAKILQAIHATKS, encoded by the exons ATGTTGAGAAAGGAGAAGCCTTATGGGAATTCAAGGATGCTTTTTCAGAAACTGGATCAAATGATACG GACAGATGACATTAAGAAGAGTCAGGGTTCGAGAGTATCTATCAGTGATCTCATAACAAGTTTGTACAATCAAGCTGAGCAGAAAGCTCCTGTTAACCATTCACAAAAGCCTAGTGAAATTGGTCTTGATTCTTTAATTAAAGCTGTGGATTCTAATTTAGTAGATGGTGATGGTGATTTGGATGATGATTCTTGGGAATTTAAAGATGCTGTTTCCAGGACAGTTGATGAACAGATCTCAGTTCCTGGTCTTGAAGATCCACATGTGAAACACTCTACCAAGGTGGAgccaaaaaaattgattgagcAGAAAGATTATGCTGATTTTTATTCCAAACTAGAGGATGAATTATGGTTTGTTGCACAGTGCCATCTTGACAATCTAAAG GATCTGTATAATGAATTGCACCAAGATGGTATTATTTCCATGGTTCACTCAGAGAATCAGCCACTGACCAATAATCACCTTAATGAATTCATTGAAGTTCTCCAGGAACCGAAGTTCCATGTGCTTGAGGCAGAATATCAATTATCAATGAGGCTGCTACTT GCAGAGAAAGATTGGAGGTCAGCAATTGAACTCCTAAAACATGTGGCATCAACATCAAAGATTCTAAAGTTGGGATTGTGGGAGGAGcagtcttcttttttttccacTTGGTTCAAAATGGTGTCTGTTTGTGCGCAAGAGCTGAGACATGGTGCCTTGGTTTGGAAAGAGTCTTTAGAAAAGAATGTCTCCAGTCAATTATTTTCTGACCCTCGAG GCAAGCAGTATACACTTGCACTTGGAGAGATTTACAGGGTTGTTGAAGTTCTTGGATCCTTGGCCAAAATTTTGCAAGCCATTCATGCTACTAAGTCCTAA
- the LOC123196453 gene encoding uncharacterized protein LOC123196453 isoform X1: MLRKEKPYGNSRMLFQKLDQMIRTDDIKKSQGSRVSISDLITSLYNQAEQKAPVNHSQKPSEIGLDSLIKAVDSNLVDGDGDLDDDSWEFKDAVSRTVDEQISVPGLEDPHVKHSTKVEPKKLIEQKDYADFYSKLEDELWFVAQCHLDNLKVVRFVRKHKVLLLLVVKMDLYNELHQDGIISMVHSENQPLTNNHLNEFIEVLQEPKFHVLEAEYQLSMRLLLAEKDWRSAIELLKHVASTSKILKLGLWEEQSSFFSTWFKMVSVCAQELRHGALVWKESLEKNVSSQLFSDPRGKQYTLALGEIYRVVEVLGSLAKILQAIHATKS; the protein is encoded by the exons ATGTTGAGAAAGGAGAAGCCTTATGGGAATTCAAGGATGCTTTTTCAGAAACTGGATCAAATGATACG GACAGATGACATTAAGAAGAGTCAGGGTTCGAGAGTATCTATCAGTGATCTCATAACAAGTTTGTACAATCAAGCTGAGCAGAAAGCTCCTGTTAACCATTCACAAAAGCCTAGTGAAATTGGTCTTGATTCTTTAATTAAAGCTGTGGATTCTAATTTAGTAGATGGTGATGGTGATTTGGATGATGATTCTTGGGAATTTAAAGATGCTGTTTCCAGGACAGTTGATGAACAGATCTCAGTTCCTGGTCTTGAAGATCCACATGTGAAACACTCTACCAAGGTGGAgccaaaaaaattgattgagcAGAAAGATTATGCTGATTTTTATTCCAAACTAGAGGATGAATTATGGTTTGTTGCACAGTGCCATCTTGACAATCTAAAGGTTGTAAGATTTGTTCGAAAGCACAAAGTACTGCTGCTCTTAGTGGTGAAGATG GATCTGTATAATGAATTGCACCAAGATGGTATTATTTCCATGGTTCACTCAGAGAATCAGCCACTGACCAATAATCACCTTAATGAATTCATTGAAGTTCTCCAGGAACCGAAGTTCCATGTGCTTGAGGCAGAATATCAATTATCAATGAGGCTGCTACTT GCAGAGAAAGATTGGAGGTCAGCAATTGAACTCCTAAAACATGTGGCATCAACATCAAAGATTCTAAAGTTGGGATTGTGGGAGGAGcagtcttcttttttttccacTTGGTTCAAAATGGTGTCTGTTTGTGCGCAAGAGCTGAGACATGGTGCCTTGGTTTGGAAAGAGTCTTTAGAAAAGAATGTCTCCAGTCAATTATTTTCTGACCCTCGAG GCAAGCAGTATACACTTGCACTTGGAGAGATTTACAGGGTTGTTGAAGTTCTTGGATCCTTGGCCAAAATTTTGCAAGCCATTCATGCTACTAAGTCCTAA